In one window of Microbacterium dextranolyticum DNA:
- a CDS encoding AAA family ATPase, producing the protein MTRTGRSGAGAGVAVVVAVDGRRARTLADDLADAGAEVRLVVAADAPAQAAADGARGRDAAELLGELTRTDLLVLAADRRTLTAPLVEACDRFGVRIVALCGGDAQRRVAAAFGVDARDEDAAARDILGPGSAPPSSGAPARGRMIAVWGAAGSPGRTTLAIDLACELARGGRHVALVDADAHAPSVAMATGLPDEGPGFAAACRQAERGTLTPAELTRIAVPLGAIDVLTGINRPARWPELARDRVIAALECCRGWADDIVVDVAAPLERDEEIVSDLAGPRRNAATLAALESADLVVAVVSADPIGVSRFVRAYAELRAVVGATPVRIVANKLRAATLGIDARGQLRRTLERYTDARDTWFVPWDPKALDAATLAAQPVAQVAARSAFAGAVRRFVGEAIDPPVSARATRRAATAVEADAEAASARSTRPSRRRARAA; encoded by the coding sequence GTGACGCGCACGGGCCGGTCGGGCGCCGGCGCCGGTGTCGCTGTCGTCGTCGCGGTCGACGGACGACGCGCTCGAACGCTCGCGGATGACCTGGCCGATGCCGGAGCGGAGGTGCGCCTCGTGGTCGCCGCCGACGCGCCCGCCCAGGCCGCGGCGGACGGTGCCCGCGGACGCGACGCCGCGGAGCTGCTCGGCGAGCTCACCCGCACCGACCTCCTGGTGCTCGCCGCGGATCGACGCACACTCACCGCACCCCTCGTCGAGGCCTGCGACCGGTTCGGCGTCCGCATCGTCGCGCTGTGCGGCGGTGACGCGCAGCGGCGCGTGGCGGCGGCCTTCGGCGTCGATGCGCGCGATGAGGATGCCGCGGCACGGGACATCCTCGGGCCGGGCTCGGCTCCTCCCTCGTCCGGAGCACCCGCGCGTGGACGGATGATCGCCGTCTGGGGCGCGGCGGGATCGCCCGGCCGCACGACGCTCGCCATCGACCTCGCCTGCGAGCTCGCGCGCGGCGGCCGCCACGTCGCCTTGGTGGATGCCGACGCCCATGCGCCGTCGGTCGCGATGGCCACCGGTCTCCCCGACGAAGGGCCAGGTTTCGCGGCCGCGTGCCGGCAGGCCGAACGCGGCACCCTGACGCCTGCGGAGCTCACGCGCATCGCCGTCCCACTCGGGGCGATCGACGTGCTCACGGGGATCAACCGTCCCGCTCGATGGCCTGAGCTCGCGCGCGATCGCGTGATCGCGGCGCTCGAATGCTGCCGAGGGTGGGCCGATGACATCGTCGTGGACGTCGCGGCACCGCTTGAGCGCGACGAGGAGATCGTGAGCGACCTGGCGGGGCCGCGTCGTAACGCGGCGACGCTCGCCGCGCTCGAGAGCGCCGACCTCGTCGTGGCCGTGGTGTCCGCCGATCCGATCGGAGTGTCGCGGTTCGTGCGCGCGTACGCCGAGCTGCGTGCCGTCGTCGGCGCGACGCCGGTGCGGATCGTCGCGAACAAACTGCGTGCGGCGACCCTCGGCATCGATGCCCGCGGCCAGCTGCGTCGCACTCTGGAGCGGTACACCGACGCTCGCGACACCTGGTTCGTCCCGTGGGACCCGAAAGCGCTGGATGCCGCGACTCTCGCTGCCCAGCCGGTCGCCCAGGTCGCGGCGCGATCCGCCTTCGCCGGAGCGGTGCGCCGGTTCGTGGGCGAAGCGATCGATCCGCCGGTGTCTGCGCGCGCGACGCGTCGCGCGGCGACTGCGGTCGAGGCCGACGCGGAGGCGGCTTCGGCTCGTTCGACGCGCCCGTCGCGGCGTCGTGCACGCGCGGCCTGA
- a CDS encoding SAF domain-containing protein: protein MSELPAARPRPRAFWADIRFLVGVALVVASVIGVWLVVAAARQTVPVFAAARTLVPGDAVGADDLRVVEVALGQLEGAYASPATLAPGAVATRTVPSGQLVPRDAVGDAASLRTTTVVVRTSTDLPAAVTPGATVEVWSAPQLERGAFDTPRILVPTATVVSVTADDSMIGGAGSTVELVIGRAEVADTLAAISGRASLSVVPTAAVSP from the coding sequence ATGAGTGAACTCCCCGCCGCGCGTCCGCGGCCCCGTGCCTTCTGGGCCGACATCCGATTCCTCGTCGGTGTCGCGCTCGTGGTGGCATCCGTCATCGGCGTCTGGCTCGTGGTCGCCGCCGCGCGGCAGACTGTGCCGGTGTTCGCCGCCGCACGCACGCTCGTTCCCGGGGATGCCGTCGGCGCCGACGACCTCCGCGTCGTCGAGGTGGCGCTCGGACAGCTCGAGGGAGCGTACGCCTCGCCCGCGACCCTGGCACCCGGCGCCGTGGCGACCCGCACCGTGCCGTCGGGCCAGCTCGTCCCACGAGACGCGGTCGGAGACGCGGCGTCGCTGCGCACGACGACCGTCGTGGTGCGGACATCCACCGACCTGCCTGCCGCGGTGACGCCGGGCGCGACCGTCGAGGTGTGGTCCGCTCCGCAGCTGGAGCGGGGCGCGTTCGACACGCCCCGCATCCTCGTTCCCACCGCGACCGTCGTCTCGGTCACCGCCGACGACTCGATGATCGGCGGCGCCGGGTCGACGGTCGAGCTCGTGATCGGCCGAGCCGAGGTCGCCGACACCCTCGCCGCGATCTCGGGTCGCGCGAGTCTGTCCGTCGTCCCCACCGCGGCGGTGTCGCCGTGA
- a CDS encoding helix-turn-helix domain-containing protein yields the protein MPETPADGVRLFTPAEVAEMLQLSVDEVIALVLDARLRGMKIGSPARWRIEADSVEGYLDDQVEEARRMALWRESNAASFPELWGRSRRD from the coding sequence ATGCCCGAAACCCCCGCTGACGGCGTGCGCCTGTTCACGCCTGCCGAAGTCGCGGAGATGCTCCAGCTCTCCGTCGATGAGGTGATCGCGCTCGTGCTCGACGCGCGTCTGCGCGGCATGAAGATCGGATCCCCCGCCCGATGGCGCATCGAGGCCGACAGCGTCGAGGGCTACCTGGACGACCAGGTGGAGGAGGCGCGACGCATGGCGCTGTGGCGCGAATCGAACGCCGCGAGCTTTCCCGAACTGTGGGGGCGCAGCCGACGCGACTGA
- a CDS encoding Rv3235 family protein, whose amino-acid sequence MVPPPAPGRRTSRSGSALEVEEYFAPQRTSTESLPDPEPLLANLTIGVLEVLAGVREVDQLARWLGEDAFRSLVTRANLSTRARSARGIAPARPSYRILSTRWSSPADGVVEGVVITAGPARTRAVAVRLEGWDGRWRATSLAAL is encoded by the coding sequence ATGGTCCCGCCGCCCGCACCCGGTCGCCGCACGTCGCGCTCGGGATCGGCACTCGAGGTCGAGGAGTACTTCGCTCCGCAACGCACGTCGACCGAGAGCCTGCCCGACCCCGAACCCCTGCTCGCGAATCTCACGATCGGCGTGCTCGAGGTGCTCGCCGGTGTGCGCGAGGTCGATCAGCTGGCACGGTGGCTCGGCGAAGACGCCTTTCGTTCCTTGGTCACGCGCGCGAACCTCTCGACCCGGGCCCGCAGCGCCCGCGGCATCGCACCGGCGCGCCCTTCGTACCGCATCCTCTCGACGCGCTGGTCCTCTCCCGCCGACGGCGTCGTCGAAGGCGTCGTCATCACCGCCGGCCCGGCTCGCACGCGCGCCGTCGCGGTGCGTCTTGAGGGATGGGACGGTCGTTGGAGGGCGACGTCGCTCGCCGCGCTCTGA
- a CDS encoding pyridoxal phosphate-dependent aminotransferase has translation MTPRILDQSSKLKDVLYEIRGAALVEADRLEADGHRILKLNTGNPATFGFEAPYQIVRDMIEAVPHAHGYSDSRGIMSARRAVVSRYEQTPGFPHVDPDDVYLGNGVSELITMTMQALLDTGDEVLIPAPDYPLWTAMTSLAGGTPVHYLCDNEDGWQPSLEDIRAKITDRTKAIVVINPNNPTGAVYSREVLQGIVEIAREHELLLLSDEIYDRILFDDAVHIPLATLAPDLLCLTFNGLSKTYRVAGYRSGWLVITGPKAHASGFLQGIQLLASTRLCPNVPAQHAVQAALSGVQSIDALIGPSGRLHEQRDAAWEGLSAIPGVSCLKPAGALYAFPRLDPEVYDIHDDAKLVYDFLVAEHVLLVQGTGFNWPTPDHLRIVTLPEARVLTEAIERLGNFLSSYKQ, from the coding sequence ATGACTCCGCGCATCCTGGACCAATCGAGCAAACTGAAGGACGTCCTCTACGAGATCCGCGGAGCAGCCCTCGTCGAGGCCGACCGGCTCGAGGCCGACGGGCATCGGATCCTCAAGCTCAACACGGGGAACCCCGCGACCTTCGGGTTCGAGGCGCCGTACCAGATCGTCCGCGACATGATCGAGGCCGTCCCGCACGCGCACGGCTACAGCGACAGCCGCGGCATCATGTCCGCACGTCGCGCCGTCGTGTCGCGCTACGAGCAGACGCCCGGATTCCCGCACGTCGACCCTGACGACGTCTACCTCGGCAACGGGGTGTCCGAGCTCATCACGATGACGATGCAGGCCCTTCTCGACACGGGCGACGAAGTGCTGATCCCCGCACCCGACTATCCGCTGTGGACGGCGATGACGAGCCTCGCCGGCGGCACCCCCGTGCACTACCTCTGCGACAACGAGGACGGATGGCAGCCCTCGCTCGAAGACATCCGGGCGAAGATCACCGATCGCACCAAGGCGATCGTCGTCATCAACCCGAACAACCCGACCGGTGCCGTCTACTCGCGCGAGGTGCTGCAGGGGATCGTCGAGATCGCCCGCGAGCACGAGCTGCTGCTGCTCTCCGACGAGATCTACGACCGCATCCTCTTCGACGACGCGGTGCACATCCCGCTGGCGACCCTCGCGCCCGACCTCCTCTGCCTCACCTTCAACGGTCTGTCGAAGACCTACCGTGTGGCCGGGTACCGCTCCGGGTGGCTCGTGATCACGGGGCCGAAGGCGCACGCCTCGGGGTTCCTCCAGGGCATCCAGCTGCTCGCGTCGACGCGTCTGTGCCCCAACGTGCCGGCGCAGCACGCCGTGCAGGCCGCACTGTCGGGCGTGCAGTCGATCGACGCGTTGATCGGGCCGTCCGGGCGGCTGCACGAGCAACGGGATGCCGCGTGGGAGGGACTGTCCGCGATCCCGGGCGTGTCGTGCCTCAAGCCGGCGGGCGCGCTCTACGCGTTCCCGCGGCTGGATCCCGAGGTCTACGACATCCACGACGACGCGAAGCTCGTCTACGACTTCCTCGTCGCCGAGCACGTGCTGCTCGTGCAGGGGACGGGCTTCAACTGGCCGACGCCCGATCACCTGCGGATCGTGACGCTACCCGAGGCTCGCGTTCTCACCGAGGCGATCGAACGGCTGGGCAACTTCCTGTCGTCGTACAAGCAGTAG
- the secA gene encoding preprotein translocase subunit SecA — protein MANPLEKLLRAGEGRILRRLQQVVKAVGALEEDYAQLTDEELRGETAELRARHEAGESLDKLMPEAFAAVREAAKRTLGQRPYDVQIMGGAALHLGNIAEMKTGEGKTLTATFAVYLNAIAAQGVHVITVNDFLASYQSELMGRVYRALGMTTGTIIAGQTPEVRREQYNADITYGTNNEFGFDYLRDNMAWQKQDLVQRGHFFAIVDEVDSILIDEARTPLIISGPSSGEANRWFVEFAKIAKTLEPGLDYEVDEKKRTIGVLEPGIEKVEDYLGIDNLYESANTPLISFLNNSIKALALFKRDTDYVVMNDEVMIVDEHTGRILVGRRYNEGIHQAIEAKESVPVKAENQTLATVTLQNYFRLYDKLAGMTGTAETEAAEFMSTYKLGVVPIPTNKPMIRKDQPDLVYKNEPAKFAQVVEDIAHRHESGQPVLVGTVSVEKSEYLSRLLAKKGVKHEVLNAKNHAREAEIVARAGRLGAVTVATNMAGRGTDIMLGGNAEFLAVQEMKSRGLDPVETPEEYETAWDEVYTQMRDTVAEEATKVVEAGGLYVLGTERHESRRIDNQLRGRSGRQGDPGESRFYLSLTDDLMRLFQSGAAEAILARANFPDDVAIESSMVSRAIKSAQSQVEARNAEIRKNVLKYDDVLNRQREAIYADRRQMLEGDDLSSRVEHFVEDAIGAVIDDHTGAGHNESWDFDALWTELKTLYPVSVTIDEVVAESGSKGRVTPEGLKREILSDAKIAYASREEALGSPAMRELERRVVLQVLDRRWRDHLYEMDYLKDGIGLRAMAQRDPLIEYQREGYQMFQAMMGQIKEESVGFLYNLEVEVRQAGDGQVEAKGLQAPPVEAQKLQYTAPGADGEVEVRNDRGQVQQAATAKARQAAAPAEQAPAAEAPRGAFGQRTDAPASAPQNRADRRAADKKK, from the coding sequence GTGGCCAACCCTCTCGAGAAACTGCTCCGCGCCGGTGAAGGACGCATCCTTCGGCGACTTCAGCAGGTCGTCAAGGCCGTCGGTGCTCTCGAGGAGGACTACGCACAGCTCACCGACGAAGAGCTGCGCGGCGAGACCGCCGAGCTCCGCGCGCGCCACGAGGCCGGCGAATCGCTCGACAAGCTCATGCCCGAGGCATTCGCCGCCGTCCGCGAGGCCGCCAAGCGGACGCTGGGCCAGCGCCCCTACGACGTGCAGATCATGGGTGGCGCGGCACTTCATCTCGGCAACATCGCCGAAATGAAGACCGGTGAGGGCAAGACCCTGACGGCGACCTTCGCGGTGTACCTCAACGCGATCGCCGCGCAGGGCGTGCACGTCATCACGGTCAACGACTTCCTGGCGTCGTACCAGTCCGAGCTGATGGGCCGCGTCTACCGGGCGCTCGGGATGACCACCGGCACGATCATCGCGGGCCAGACCCCCGAGGTCCGCCGCGAGCAGTACAACGCCGACATCACGTACGGCACGAACAACGAGTTCGGCTTCGACTATCTGCGCGACAACATGGCGTGGCAGAAGCAGGACCTCGTGCAGCGCGGCCACTTCTTCGCGATCGTCGACGAGGTCGACTCCATCCTCATCGACGAGGCCCGCACGCCGCTCATCATCTCCGGCCCCTCGTCGGGCGAGGCCAACCGCTGGTTCGTCGAGTTCGCGAAAATCGCGAAGACCCTCGAACCGGGCCTCGACTACGAAGTCGACGAGAAGAAGCGCACCATCGGCGTGCTCGAGCCCGGCATCGAGAAGGTCGAGGACTACCTCGGCATCGACAACCTGTACGAGTCGGCGAACACACCGCTCATCTCGTTCCTCAACAACTCGATCAAGGCGCTCGCGCTCTTCAAGCGCGACACGGACTACGTCGTCATGAACGACGAAGTCATGATCGTCGACGAGCACACCGGTCGTATCCTCGTGGGCCGGCGCTACAACGAAGGCATCCATCAGGCCATCGAGGCCAAAGAGAGCGTTCCCGTCAAGGCGGAGAACCAGACCCTCGCCACCGTCACGCTGCAGAACTACTTCCGCCTCTACGACAAGCTCGCCGGCATGACCGGTACCGCCGAGACCGAGGCGGCCGAGTTCATGTCGACCTACAAGCTCGGCGTCGTGCCGATCCCGACGAACAAGCCGATGATCCGCAAGGACCAGCCCGACCTCGTCTACAAGAACGAGCCGGCGAAGTTCGCACAGGTCGTCGAGGACATCGCGCACCGTCACGAGAGCGGTCAGCCGGTGCTGGTCGGCACCGTCTCGGTCGAGAAGAGCGAGTACCTGTCGCGCCTGCTCGCCAAGAAGGGCGTCAAGCACGAGGTCCTGAACGCGAAGAACCATGCGCGCGAGGCGGAGATCGTCGCTCGCGCCGGCCGCCTGGGCGCGGTCACCGTCGCCACCAACATGGCCGGGCGCGGCACCGACATCATGCTCGGCGGCAACGCCGAGTTCCTCGCGGTGCAGGAGATGAAGTCGCGCGGCCTCGACCCCGTCGAGACTCCGGAGGAGTACGAGACGGCCTGGGACGAGGTCTACACACAGATGCGCGACACCGTCGCCGAGGAGGCGACGAAGGTCGTCGAGGCCGGCGGTCTGTACGTCCTCGGCACCGAGCGTCACGAGTCGCGCCGCATCGACAACCAGCTGCGAGGCCGGTCGGGGCGTCAGGGCGACCCCGGTGAGAGCCGTTTCTACCTGTCGCTGACCGACGACCTCATGCGTCTGTTCCAGTCCGGTGCGGCCGAGGCGATCCTCGCCCGCGCGAACTTCCCCGACGACGTCGCGATCGAATCCAGCATGGTGTCGCGGGCCATCAAGAGCGCGCAGAGCCAGGTCGAGGCCCGCAACGCCGAGATCCGCAAGAACGTCCTGAAGTACGACGACGTCCTCAACCGCCAGCGCGAGGCGATCTACGCCGACCGCCGTCAGATGCTCGAAGGCGACGACCTGTCGAGCCGCGTCGAGCATTTCGTCGAGGATGCCATCGGTGCTGTGATCGACGACCACACCGGAGCGGGCCACAACGAGAGCTGGGACTTCGACGCGCTCTGGACCGAGCTGAAGACGCTGTACCCGGTGAGCGTCACGATCGACGAGGTCGTCGCCGAGAGCGGCAGCAAGGGGCGGGTCACGCCGGAAGGGCTCAAGCGCGAGATCCTCTCCGACGCGAAGATCGCCTACGCGAGCCGTGAGGAGGCGTTGGGATCGCCCGCGATGCGAGAGCTCGAGCGCCGCGTCGTGCTGCAGGTGCTCGACCGCCGCTGGCGCGACCACCTGTACGAGATGGACTACCTCAAGGACGGCATCGGCCTGCGGGCGATGGCCCAGCGTGACCCGCTGATCGAGTATCAGCGCGAGGGCTACCAGATGTTCCAAGCCATGATGGGGCAGATCAAGGAGGAGTCGGTCGGCTTCCTCTACAACCTCGAGGTCGAGGTGCGCCAGGCAGGCGACGGACAGGTCGAGGCGAAGGGTCTGCAGGCGCCCCCCGTCGAGGCGCAGAAGCTGCAGTACACGGCTCCGGGCGCGGACGGCGAGGTCGAGGTCCGCAACGACCGAGGACAGGTCCAGCAGGCGGCGACGGCCAAGGCCCGCCAGGCCGCCGCTCCCGCGGAGCAGGCGCCCGCCGCCGAGGCACCGCGCGGAGCGTTCGGCCAGCGGACGGATGCCCCGGCATCCGCGCCGCAGAACCGTGCCGACCGTCGCGCGGCCGACAAGAAGAAGTAA
- a CDS encoding KAP family P-loop NTPase fold protein has product MTSVPHTGQGLSDRPAPEDHLGLEPYIQGLSEFIRNCTTPLTLAIQGDWGSGKTNTMLLIEQALEPTARLSAVRSDAQRAELVSHLAASEHAPLFTISFNTWQYSQFNLDGQLAVMMLQALVAELEKTVPGPGARERWARVLTESATYAKTLTNALANVASNMTMGVSVGQIFSADPSAGDAGAGSVVDLLATLRDSLASLVSAAVTHPSGAGDPGRIVIFIDDLDRLEPRRAVELMETLKIFLDLEHCVFVLAIDFDVVAQGVSDKYGSDGIDARKARSFFDKIIQVPFHMPVANYRIDELLAASCDKAGIELTHTQRDHFRDLIRSSVGNNPRSIKRLMNTLMLLRGILGTQTSVDRLFAVLCLQLAFPPVFTDLSSDAFGEALGAVFSDVGGIDALASVLADLGMDDAAAADLMQRWGLGTIADQRSMKQFSASVRDVFLTEDREFDSASFLRTLSQSAITGTRSESSDDRAGSRGWGHKFYLPEERSTQWQERFAAESRLRATYDLAEDLIERLSAIELPGGRAVAVGMQAGNNRHWTVECEGRRIGLLEVHQKFFHVYFGPRAWMHWHGEPVTDDDNGLNEFCRKSIANQRTVDEVAASWEELLTRRLDLAATFGDDHR; this is encoded by the coding sequence GTGACTTCCGTGCCGCACACCGGTCAAGGCCTGTCCGACCGTCCCGCACCCGAGGACCATCTGGGTCTCGAGCCGTACATCCAGGGCCTGTCCGAGTTCATCCGCAACTGCACGACGCCCCTCACCCTCGCCATCCAGGGCGACTGGGGGTCGGGCAAAACGAACACGATGCTGCTCATCGAGCAGGCGCTGGAGCCGACGGCGCGACTCTCGGCCGTGCGCTCCGACGCGCAGCGGGCCGAGCTGGTGTCCCACCTGGCCGCGTCCGAGCACGCGCCGCTGTTCACGATCAGCTTCAACACGTGGCAGTACTCGCAGTTCAACCTCGACGGCCAGCTGGCGGTCATGATGCTCCAAGCGCTCGTCGCAGAGCTGGAGAAGACGGTGCCCGGCCCGGGAGCGCGGGAGCGGTGGGCGCGAGTACTGACCGAATCCGCGACGTACGCGAAGACACTGACCAACGCTCTTGCCAATGTCGCGTCCAACATGACGATGGGCGTCAGCGTCGGTCAGATTTTCTCCGCCGATCCGTCGGCCGGGGATGCCGGCGCGGGATCGGTCGTCGACCTGCTCGCTACCCTGCGCGACAGCCTCGCATCTCTCGTGAGCGCTGCTGTCACCCATCCCTCCGGCGCAGGCGACCCCGGGCGCATCGTGATCTTCATCGACGACCTCGACCGCCTCGAGCCGCGCCGTGCCGTCGAGCTGATGGAGACCCTGAAGATCTTCCTCGATCTCGAGCACTGCGTCTTCGTGCTCGCGATCGACTTCGATGTGGTCGCGCAGGGGGTCAGCGACAAGTACGGCTCCGACGGAATCGACGCGAGAAAGGCACGCTCGTTCTTCGACAAGATCATCCAGGTGCCGTTCCACATGCCTGTGGCGAACTATCGGATCGACGAACTCCTCGCCGCCAGCTGCGACAAGGCGGGGATCGAACTCACGCACACGCAGCGGGATCATTTCCGCGACCTCATCCGCAGCTCGGTCGGGAACAATCCGCGATCGATCAAGCGCCTGATGAACACGCTCATGCTGCTGCGCGGCATTCTCGGCACCCAGACGAGCGTCGATCGACTGTTCGCCGTGCTGTGCCTCCAGCTTGCCTTCCCACCGGTGTTCACGGATCTGAGTTCGGATGCCTTCGGCGAGGCGCTCGGAGCGGTGTTCTCGGATGTCGGGGGGATCGACGCGCTGGCTTCCGTACTGGCGGATCTCGGCATGGACGATGCCGCCGCAGCCGACCTGATGCAGCGCTGGGGCCTCGGGACGATCGCGGATCAGCGCAGCATGAAGCAGTTCTCGGCGAGCGTGCGCGACGTGTTCCTCACTGAGGACCGCGAATTCGACTCCGCATCATTCCTGCGCACCCTCTCACAGTCGGCGATCACCGGCACCCGCTCCGAGTCTTCCGACGACCGCGCCGGTTCCCGAGGATGGGGACACAAGTTCTATCTGCCGGAGGAGCGCAGCACCCAGTGGCAGGAGCGCTTCGCCGCCGAGTCCAGGCTCCGCGCGACCTACGATCTGGCCGAGGATCTCATCGAACGGCTTTCGGCGATCGAGCTGCCCGGCGGCAGAGCCGTCGCCGTCGGGATGCAGGCGGGCAACAACAGGCACTGGACCGTCGAATGCGAGGGACGTCGCATCGGCCTCCTCGAAGTGCATCAGAAATTCTTCCACGTGTACTTCGGTCCGCGGGCGTGGATGCACTGGCATGGCGAACCCGTCACCGACGACGACAACGGCCTGAATGAGTTCTGCCGGAAGTCGATCGCGAACCAGCGCACCGTCGACGAGGTCGCCGCGTCGTGGGAGGAACTCCTCACCCGTCGGCTGGATCTCGCGGCGACCTTCGGGGACGATCACCGCTGA
- a CDS encoding efflux RND transporter periplasmic adaptor subunit gives MVVWRRWIFPLLMLVVCAVIAAALVKLAFFPDRTDAAAITPGGAVTSPVIPVQRANLTSELTVNGTVARDDAVTVRATVEGTVTDVAVGAGQSVQAGQTLVTVTQVETNRRIDITAPEAGDVSSFELVPGQSVSLGAEVAKLTPARFHVTGKVDPVLLYRLVGAPTDAQTTIQGGPAPFTCTGLRVQVAEDGTTSVVCAVPADQQVFAGLTARLDVRVGSAEGVLVVPTTAVKGGAGTGTVWLDTDGAAEERAVKLGLSDGTSVEVVEGLSEGDTVRQFVPGVSTGTEPICHDDGAGGTFCEAPGMSW, from the coding sequence ATGGTCGTGTGGCGCCGCTGGATCTTCCCCCTGCTGATGCTCGTCGTCTGCGCCGTCATCGCGGCGGCACTGGTGAAGCTCGCGTTCTTCCCGGACCGCACGGATGCCGCTGCCATCACTCCGGGTGGGGCGGTCACGAGCCCGGTGATCCCCGTCCAACGGGCGAACCTCACGTCGGAGCTGACAGTCAACGGCACCGTCGCGCGCGATGACGCCGTCACCGTCCGCGCGACCGTCGAGGGGACAGTCACCGACGTCGCGGTCGGTGCCGGGCAGAGCGTGCAGGCCGGCCAGACCCTCGTCACCGTCACGCAGGTCGAGACGAACCGCCGCATCGATATCACCGCGCCCGAGGCGGGCGACGTGTCCTCCTTCGAGCTCGTCCCGGGGCAGTCGGTGTCGCTCGGCGCCGAGGTGGCCAAGCTCACGCCCGCCCGATTCCATGTGACCGGCAAGGTCGACCCCGTCCTGCTGTATCGCCTCGTCGGCGCTCCCACCGATGCCCAGACGACCATCCAGGGCGGTCCTGCGCCCTTCACCTGCACCGGTCTGCGCGTTCAGGTCGCTGAAGACGGCACGACCAGCGTCGTCTGCGCGGTGCCCGCGGACCAGCAGGTGTTCGCGGGGCTCACCGCCCGCCTCGACGTGCGCGTCGGGTCGGCGGAGGGCGTGCTCGTGGTTCCCACGACGGCGGTCAAGGGCGGAGCGGGCACCGGCACCGTGTGGCTCGACACCGACGGCGCCGCCGAGGAGCGCGCAGTGAAGCTCGGACTCAGCGACGGCACCTCCGTCGAGGTCGTCGAGGGCCTCTCCGAAGGAGACACGGTGCGCCAGTTCGTGCCCGGGGTGTCCACAGGGACCGAACCGATCTGCCACGACGACGGCGCGGGCGGAACCTTCTGCGAGGCCCCGGGGATGAGCTGGTGA
- a CDS encoding ABC transporter ATP-binding protein — protein MSLVELRGVTRHVLLPDDSRLDILRGIDLTVDAGDHVAIVGRSGSGKSTLLNILGMLDLPSSGSVAFRGEPVARENGRRMRRGALDRLRGREVGFVFQQFNLLPGRSATDNVAMPLGYATGRPFWHRRRLAEEMLERVGLGHRLTSPPEQLSGGEQQRVAIARALVRRPALILADEPTGALDLDTGEAVMSLLDEVASETEAALVTITHDLHVAARARRHYRLDGGILSPVDLEEATRTTAVGAAGAAESADATMAASARGAS, from the coding sequence GTGAGTCTCGTCGAGCTGCGGGGCGTGACACGGCACGTCCTGCTTCCCGACGACTCGCGCCTGGACATCCTGCGCGGCATCGATCTGACCGTCGACGCGGGCGACCACGTCGCCATCGTGGGACGCAGCGGCTCGGGCAAGAGCACGCTGCTGAACATCCTCGGGATGCTCGATCTGCCGTCCTCCGGATCGGTCGCCTTCCGTGGCGAGCCGGTCGCAAGGGAGAACGGACGGCGGATGCGGCGCGGCGCGCTGGACCGTCTGCGCGGGCGCGAGGTCGGGTTCGTCTTCCAGCAGTTCAACCTGCTACCCGGCCGCAGCGCGACCGACAACGTGGCGATGCCCCTCGGGTACGCCACCGGGCGCCCGTTCTGGCATCGCCGACGCCTGGCCGAAGAGATGCTCGAGCGGGTCGGGCTCGGGCATCGCCTCACGTCGCCGCCCGAGCAGCTGTCCGGCGGCGAGCAGCAGCGCGTCGCTATCGCCCGCGCGCTCGTGCGGCGCCCCGCGCTGATCCTCGCAGACGAGCCGACGGGCGCGCTCGACCTCGACACGGGCGAGGCCGTGATGAGCCTTCTGGACGAAGTCGCCTCCGAAACCGAGGCGGCGCTGGTCACGATCACGCACGACCTGCATGTGGCGGCGCGGGCGCGCCGGCACTACCGGCTCGATGGGGGCATCCTGTCCCCCGTCGACCTGGAGGAGGCGACGCGGACGACGGCTGTCGGCGCAGCGGGGGCCGCCGAGTCGGCGGATGCGACGATGGCCGCGAGCGCGAGGGGCGCGTCGTGA